The genomic DNA TGGTCGGCCTCCGCTCGGCAGATCCTTTCCAGAGCAAAATTCGTCAATGGCCTCGCTGGCCCCCGCAGGACCAATCTTTGGTAGCACTGTTGACCAAGATTGGGTGGTCACATCTGCGTCCGATGCCGACAACAGGAGATCCCTCATGTGCGTGGCACACAAGCCCAGGCGGAAAGCCACAAGTACAGTCTGGACTGCGAGCGGAAGAAGTTGTGATAGAGATGTGCTTGaagctactgctgctgctgccaacgaACCAGTGCACACGCCTAAGACGTAGCTGTCGTTGGCTTGTGGGTAAACCTCTTGCTCCACGTCCCTGATGAAGTCAGTCCCACAATCTTGTCAGAAAAGTGTAGATCGAGACTATACCGAATGAATGCGCCGAGTTGGCTAGTACACGCAAGCGCTGTCTGAAATGCTGGACCAAGCTTGCCTTCTGTGTACTTTTGCACCAACTCCGCCAGACTGGCGGTTCGAGAAGCCTTGTGCACTGCAACTGGCAAGCTCTCAATCGACTCAGCTCGAATGACATAATGTGCTTGGTCCAGGAACGCCGTCAGTATGGGATTTTCGTGGTACGCGAGTAGTTCCTTCAGCTTTGGCACGAAATCATATGTCTGATCTCCAAAGAGATACAGACGTGTGGCCTGAGCCATGTTTCAAAAGAGTGCGTCGCAGCCAAGCAACCAGGTCGGAAGAGGGTGAAGGTCGATATTGGCGATAGATGTCCAAAGCAACGTGAGCCGGGTCAGTGCTGATTATGACTATCGAGAGCTCCGATGCAATACTATATTCGGTAATCGATGCATGTGGCTGCAGCTAGTCAACGTGGAGCCACGTGACTCGGACCACCAAGTGAGGCTTGGCCCGGCAAGCGAATGTGCATCGGCTTATTCGCTGAGCAAGATGTAAATGCGAACGAGAAGGCTGCAAAGGAGTCTGGATCTGATAGTAGTCAGCTCTGTTGTTAATCGCTAAGGAAGCTATTCGCCAACAATGAGCCCCTTCGTACAGTGGCTGCTGGACATGACCGCTGGGGCACCGCTGCCATTCGTTGCAGCAGTGGTGGTTCTAGGACTGTCAGCGACGTTCCTATTCCAGGTAAGAAATTATGTCAAGACAGGCACAATATTTGGCTGACACGTCCTTGACCATCCGCAATGCATACTTTTCGCCTATGTCCAAAATCCCAGGGCCATGGTACGCACGACTGACGGGAGCGAGACTGGCGTGGTCGGTTTTCCGCAGCAATCGCATTCACTACGTCCATTCACTGCACCAGAAATACGGACCAGTCGTACTTATCGGGCCTTGCGAAATTGATGTCTCAGACCCGTACGCCGCGAGAGATATCCACCGCATGGGATCTAAGTTCACAAAAGCTCCATTCTACGCACTTCTGTCTCCTGGTCCGGTGGACAATATCTTCAACTTTCGTGATGCTAAGCTGCACATGCAACGGCGCAAGCTCTACGCACGTGGCTTCACTCTGGGAAGCCTGCGCAAAGAGTGGGAGCCGACTGTGCGCAGAATCGTACAAATTGCTGTCAACAAGATCAAGCAAGACGCTCGTACAAACACAGCCGAAGTCATGGGCTGGTGGACTCTCATGGCCAACGAGATAGTCTGTCGCTTGACGTTTGGAGGTGGCCACGACACCGTCGAAGTCGGTGTAAAGGATCCCTTCGTGCTTATGCTGGAGCGGCGTATGGGCGACGCAGCGCATCTTCTCAAGCACCTCGCGCCGCCACTTTTCTACATTGGTCGTCTGCTCGCAAAGGTCATCCCACGTCTCCACGATGTATTCTATTCCCAAGAGAAGATGTTTGCAGCTGGTGGTGATGTGGTGATCAACGCCCGGTCCAAGAAGGCGAATGGCGAAACCACTAATCTTTTCGTCAAAGCTCTCGCGGAAGCAGAGCAAAGCGAGGAGAAGCTGGCCACTCTTTCAGATACCGACATCATCACCGATGCAGGGGCGCTCCTGTTAGCAGGATCGGACCCAGCCGCCATATCTTTAACTTTCATGTTGTACTGCGTCCTGAGCCGGCCGAAACTGCAGAAGGAACTCGAGGAGGCATGTAGCGCCATCGAGGGAGAAGTGACGGACGAAGCATGCGAGCGGATTCCCCTCCTCAATGCTGTCATTGATGAGAGTTTGCGATTATACGGTGCAGCGCCTGGGTGCATGCCCAGAAGTGTGCCCTCTGAAGGTGCAGTGCTCGCCGGGCACTACATTCCACCTCAAGCCATTGTGAACACGCAGAATTGGACTCTGCACCGCGACCCAAGCATATGGCCGAACCCCGAAGAGTGAGTGGGGGAATGAGGTTTCCAGACCGCGATGTTCGCTAATGCTCTGCAGATTCGATCATACACGCTGGCTACGGGGCCTCTCGCAAGCACAAAGTCTTGCATTCAGCCCGTTTGGCCATGGCTCCCGCCAATGCCTCGGACTGTACCTGGGCAGGATGGAGATGCGCTTGGCCACGGCCATGTTCTTCCGAGACTGTGCAGGTGCAAAGTTGGCGGCTTCGGCGACTGCTGAGAGCATGGAGGTCTACGACAGCTTCATCGCGGGCCTGCCACGAGATCGTCGGTTGGAAATCACCATGAAGTGAATGCATtgggagaagaagcagatggGACGTGTCGGTCAGCGTGCAGGACAGAGGGCCGTTGGAGATGTTTCGAGGGAGGAAGCACTAGTTAGGGGCTTGGCAGTCACGTGAACGTCGCCGCTGATTGGCTGTGGCGTTTAGCATCAACGCTTTTTCTCGcgctctcttccttttccttCCTATCGACCTTGTTTGATCATACCCTCAGTTTCACCTGTAGGCCAGTGACAACAACCATCTCATGCCAGTCTATGCATCGTCTCCAAGCGGTCATGTTGTTTGACAGCCTCACCGATGATGTGCTTCCTGCATCCTTCGACGTGGATTCGCTTTGCGAGCGCTGACCGATGAGCTTTGCCACGCAGCATTGACTACTTGCAGATGGGCTGCGAATGAGTAGACCAAGGTAGGCTTACTGGTGATCACATTTCTTCAAAACTCCAGATTCAGATCGAAATGGCCCCATACCTGCAAGAATCCACAGAGCTTGTATTCCCTGACTACGAAGCTGGGATCTCGTGGTTTCCAGCTGCTGCCGACAAAGAGACCCGCCAGAGAACTTTGGTGAATGCTTCGCACATTGACGATCTACATCGTCTGCTCGCAGCGACTGACGTGCAGATCGTGGTTCCACAAGATGCAGCGTACGCGAATGCGATACACTGCTGGTCACAGACAGCAGAGAAGCCGGCCGGCGTCGTGGTCTATCCCACTCAAGCACACGAGGTCTCCGCTACTCTACAGTACGCCATCGGAGCGGGTCTTGACATTGCCATCAAATGCGGTGGGCACTCCACAAATGGCGCGAGCAGCACTGACGGTGGTGTGTTGATCAACCTggcaaagatgaagaagattgtGGTGGACCCAGAACGTATGCTTGTTCACGTTGGAGGTGGCTGCCTCTGGGGAGAGGTCGATAAGGCAGCTTGGCAGCACGGCTTAGCGGTGGTGGGCGGCAGTAACGGAACCACCGGCGTAGGCGGTCTGACCTTAGGCGGCGGGTATGGTATGCTCACAGGCGAGCACGGTCTGGCCATCGATAACTTGGTCAGTGCGGAGATTGTCCTCGCAAATGGAAAAGTGGTCAGAGCTAGTGAGTGTCACAATAGTGACCTGTTTTGGGTATGTTCATTCGAATGCCTGGTACAATGCTTTAACTGATGTACTCAGGCATTGAGGGGGGCTGGCCACAACTTTGGCATCATCACCGAGTTGACCCTCCGCGCTCACACTCAAGGCGATATCTTCATGGGCGCTTTGGTGTTCCCACCGGTCCCGCAGGTCGTCAGTAAACTCGTGAAGCTTGTCAATGATCTCTATACCGTTACGGACACCCCAGCAGGACCATCAAGTAAGAGCGCCGGCAAGACCATGGGCCTCCTTGGTATCACCCATCAGCATGGTCGTACCGGAATCCTCCTTGTGGTTACATACAACGGTccagagcaagaagctcgcgAGATCTACAAACCATTCTTCGAGTTAGGTCCCGTCTTCGAGAACACCCGCATGGCGGCTTATCCGGAGGTGAATTCACAGGTTCCTGCA from Cercospora beticola chromosome 3, complete sequence includes the following:
- a CDS encoding uncharacterized protein (SMCOG1034:cytochrome P450~antiSMASH:Cluster_9), with product MSRQAQYLADTSLTIRNAYFSPMSKIPGPWYARLTGARLAWSVFRSNRIHYVHSLHQKYGPVVLIGPCEIDVSDPYAARDIHRMGSKFTKAPFYALLSPGPVDNIFNFRDAKLHMQRRKLYARGFTLGSLRKEWEPTVRRIVQIAVNKIKQDARTNTAEVMGWWTLMANEIVCRLTFGGGHDTVEVGVKDPFVLMLERRMGDAAHLLKHLAPPLFYIGRLLAKVIPRLHDVFYSQEKMFAAGGDVVINARSKKANGETTNLFVKALAEAEQSEEKLATLSDTDIITDAGALLLAGSDPAAISLTFMLYCVLSRPKLQKELEEACSAIEGEVTDEACERIPLLNAVIDESLRLYGAAPGCMPRSVPSEGAVLAGHYIPPQAIVNTQNWTLHRDPSIWPNPEEFDHTRWLRGLSQAQSLAFSPFGHGSRQCLGLYLGRMEMRLATAMFFRDCAGAKLAASATAESMEVYDSFIAGLPRDRRLEITMK
- a CDS encoding uncharacterized protein (SMCOG1138:FAD linked oxidase domain protein~CAZy:AA7~antiSMASH:Cluster_9) — encoded protein: MAPYLQESTELVFPDYEAGISWFPAAADKETRQRTLVNASHIDDLHRLLAATDVQIVVPQDAAYANAIHCWSQTAEKPAGVVVYPTQAHEVSATLQYAIGAGLDIAIKCGGHSTNGASSTDGGVLINLAKMKKIVVDPERMLVHVGGGCLWGEVDKAAWQHGLAVVGGSNGTTGVGGLTLGGGYGMLTGEHGLAIDNLVSAEIVLANGKVVRASECHNSDLFWALRGAGHNFGIITELTLRAHTQGDIFMGALVFPPVPQVVSKLVKLVNDLYTVTDTPAGPSSKSAGKTMGLLGITHQHGRTGILLVVTYNGPEQEAREIYKPFFELGPVFENTRMAAYPEVNSQVPAAHGIRSSMKGAAFTLPIRDTFFLDIVRRYQEFMQRCPEASGSLVGWELMDPTKVCASDNGSFATRGFHLNSVIMPMWRSANLDDTCRNWARQIGSRFQDELDCSMGKGVRSDRGAVLLYGNYDQYDETAEDIFGANYPRLQQLKAKYDPSNIFNKLYPIEPKC